The Oryza sativa Japonica Group chromosome 11, ASM3414082v1 DNA window ATTTGAACAATATTTTTTCTATGCtaaacaaaataattattttaAGAATATATATGATTTATTTCATATGCTTAAATAACTTAGCTATTTATCCTACCAAGCTATGGTTGCTTTTTATGacgtttaaaaaaataattaatacttcatctgtttcaggttataagacgttttgactttggttaaagtcaaactgctttaagtttgactaagtttgtagaaaaaatagtaaatttttaacccaagacaaatttattataaaaatatattcaattattgatttgatgaaataatttagtattataaatattactatatttgtttacaaacttagttaaacttgaaacagttcaactttgaccaaagtcaaaatgtcttataacctgaaacagagggagtatattttttggGTAGCCCATATGCATGTCAGCAGAGCTTCCGGAGGCCATCAATTGCACTAGCACACCTGTAAGAGCAGGATCAATAATAGAGTAGGCAATCGGCTCCAATTTTTTCCAACTCATATAGAGCACTTGTTATAGCTCATGTATACAATAACTAGCTATACTACTGGGGCCCACCTATTTCACCAAGCATTAAAATATCAATACTCCCGCATATGGCATGTGagctctctgtctctctccaTCCTCATCAACGTGCTTTTTTCGAAACATGTGCTATAGCCGAGCAATAAAACTGTTGCCGGCTCGCATTCtctttcctcccctctctcctccagcGCATCACTATAGCCGATGTGGCCTTCTTGTCGCCGTCTACTCTGGACTATTGTACTCGCTCTAACTCTGTGAGCAGAGCATCCAGACAGACCAACTAGCATCCATGCATGGGCTTACGCTAATCATCTCACGGCTCGACAGCGTGTAGCAAAACCGCTGAACAGAATAGGGAGATGTGTCAGGCTTACGCTAATCATCTCACGGCCCGACTGCGTGCAGCAAAACCGCCGAACATAATAGAGACACGTGTCAACAAACTGTTGGTGGCTAAATCTACCAATCAGCTGGCGGGGAGATCCGTCAGCTTTAGAAGTATAGATACTGGTATATGAGCTGTGATCATATGTGAGGATGAACAGGTATATCAACAATCGGATaatttagaatttaattatgcAAGTGAATTAACTAATCATTTCTGTTGATTCCCCGTATCATCCTTCGTAGTCCTACCTTAAGTCCATGATTCTCGAAATCTTTAAGGcattaaaatatatatctacCATACTATGTTTTCAGTCCTTGTGATGATTAAGGTATACTATATTTTAGAAGTTATATATGTGCAGATGGTGTATACTAATAACATTTATATGTTCGGCTGATCAGGTTTAACGACTTGTTTAAATTAGTTCCCATGTTTATACCTTGAGCATCACGGCTTGAGCCGGTGGCACGGTGTGGAACAAGTCACCTGCAACATAGTTAACGACACCATCATTGGGCGCCTTGTCGATCACCTTGGGAAGGTCCAGCACAGTGCACTTGACATGAGGGTAGGCCTTGGCGATGGCCCTCGCCGtcgtgccgtcgccgccgcagcagtcGGTCAGCGAACGGAGCCCCCGGAAGAGGTCGCGGCACTCCCTCAGGATGGTGCCGATGCCGAGGTTGTCGTGCGCCGCCAGGCCTTCGTTGAcgacggcgtcgagctccggGTCCAGCAGCGCAGTGCTCTCGTCGAACAGCGACGCGCCGTGCACGTCCTCGAACggggacgggagcggcggcgccacgtcCTTCCTGAACCACTCGTCCAGCCCCAGCGCCGCCTCGAGGTAGTGCCGCGACGTCGCGGCGAGCACGAAGGACGTCTGGCTGTGGtgctcgtcggcgacgacgccaTCGACGAGGATGCGGGACAGCGGGGTGAGGCAGTACCGCTCGACCTCGCCGTCGTTGTGCTCTGCGGCGAACACGCCGTTCGTGACGAGGACGCGCATGAGGCGGCGGAGGAACGGCTGCTTACTCGCCGGGAGGGACAGCTTGGTCATGAGACCGGGCACGgacgcggcgccgccgaggcggTGGATGGCGGTGGGGATGCCCAGCTTGATGGCGCAGCGGAGTCCCGTGGAGGTGAGGTAGTAGAGGCTGTGGCGCCACAGATCGGCCTGCGCTTGCAGCAGCTCAGCGTCAGTGGGAACCTCTATTGTGTTAGCCTGATCCGCCATTGCACGCGCTCTCTTCGTAATGTCTCTGCGCGTCAGTGGTGTGATCCGATGCTTTGCTTTGTTGAGTGTGGCAAGGGCCTATAAATAGCGTGAATCGGTAGTACTAATGTACTATTAACTAGCTAGACAGCTATTTCCTccattttacaatgtaagtcattctatcatttcccatattcatattgatttttaattaatctaaatagatatatgtctagattcattaacatcaatatgaatgtgggaaatactagaataacTTAAATtgtgaaatactccctccgtctcataatataagtgattttgggtggatgtgacacatcctaaaaCAATGACTCGGGACAtacggtatatatatatacgatgggaccgagggagtatatatatctctatacttaaatataaacatttctagcTTTTCTAAGAGAAGCTAACGATGAAAAGAAAACAATACGGTACCTCtcattaattaaacagtcggcaCCTCGCGCCTTGTCATGGGTTTTGTACTTTTATTGTCAAACAAAATCGAAGTTCTAAATGGTTATGTGTAACTCTTTATATGCAAAATATATGATTATAATACAATTCATGTATTATTTTTAATGTCATTGTATATTGTATAATTTATGAATGTTAGGGATTGTTCAGACTGATACAATATCGAACCATACCATCTTTtgataaaattatcaaaaaggtgcatccatttagtttttcaccaaactttgataaatacataagaaatcctatcAAAACTTGGCAATATTACTAAATTGCCAAAAATTTTTGCATTGCCacaaggtttattttggctataatctgAACAACCCCTTATTTTTATGTACAATACTGGTATCATTGCAGTTAGATAGTTTGCATCTCTCTACTTCACTCAAGCTTGCTCTGAAAATGGGTTCAAGTAAAGATATATACATAATAACTATATGCTATCTAATCATGCATAATTAAACAAAACTCAcatattaaaaattaatttgaGTTGTATTCAGGAAAAAATAGCATTATTTTTCATGACTTTAAAGGAAAAAACATGGTGTTATGTGCAAAATAAGTAAGAGTGTTACGTGTGACTATGAGGTGGAGCAAAGAGAGATAAATGGATGACTAATAAATAATTGAATCAAATGGATAAGTAGCTTCTTGATCCAACGGTTGTTATATTTGTACTAATACAATATGATGGTTTAAAATTGTTTATGATGTGGCTTCTTGCATATCTTGTTTTATAACATTAACTGTCCCATTGTAAGTACCaactatatatgaaaataagATGAGAGGTAGTTAAAACATGAGATCGGGTAAAAATTATATAGGGATAGTTGGTCTGATAAATGAAAACAATGTTACatgaaaatatagctatttcctCTATCTTTTGTCCTGCAAGTTACCAAGATAGTCTTGTAGTGATGGTCGACGAAGTAtatcttaagaaaaaaatattaatgttAGCTGAGTATGTAGCtctggcatatatatatatccaactgACTCAAAACTGTAGCATTCAAATAACTTATATTTCTCTCATTGAATGAGATGGTTAGAGAGTATGTGTGGGTGGGGGGTATTATTGAGAAAAGATGCTTAATAAGAGGTGATACAAAAAAGTGCTGTTTTAGAATTATAAATTTTCTtcacaaaatttatttatgtttgGACAGGAGGAATATGACAGAACGAGTATATAAGTactatcattaaacaaactatcataattaatatatatatttatttaaaatatattacttttatagatattattgatTAAAGTAGTATATTTTGAAGACTATATCAGAGTTTAAAAATACGGATGGAGTATGCTACTAACCTGTAGGTTGCCACGCATGGATCGGCAGCATCAAGAAGTGAGTAAGACGTTAATTAAAGGcagctatatatatttatatatatttatagtaatAAGAGGTTTAGTTTGCACCGCGTGGCGCGCGTGATAGCTACGTGCGTGATACGTTTcaactatactccctccataaaaaaaaaaatcaagtacgAAGATGTAGCGCAACGAATTCTAGGCAGCAGCGATATCCATGTACTCCTACTAATCCTGGGACAGTGAGATATTATACTCACGCGTATCTGGGACGGTGATAATATTAAACTCAGACATGTGCACCTGCACGTGCTTGCTATTTTAATTACCGCATGGGAAGTATTGAATGCGGATTTctacttttaataataaaattaattctGCGTTTACTTCCAACAAACTACGACAAAcgactaaaaaataattacataattacGTCTTGataaaaacaacaacaataaaaaaaagccTCACTACGGCGCTCTAGTAGTAATCAATCAGAACAGTTATCTTATTTTATCGAAGGATTCAAATTATTAATGCTACCACCCTAAATAGCGGTAATAGAAATATAGAGGGGCATTATTGTCAGAAAAAAATAAGTGCCAAGGGTATAATCGTCGTTTACCAGTCAGTAAActtttgttttctccttttctagctttttttatgaaatatgagCGATGCCACCGCAATGGATGATCATAGATCGATTTAGCCGGGAAAAAAGCAAAAATGACAAATATTGGTAGATGATTACTAATTTACCCATAATAATACTGGTAGTATAATAATACCAATAGAGAGCACCGGAGTATCGCTAAAAAATATCACCTTAAAGAGATattatttctaagcaattgcTCAGTATTCACTCTGATTTTCGAAAGTATTTTTGATGGGCATAGTCTTTATGTCTCATAGACAAAACTTTACAAACAATTTTGTTAACAATACACTTGGTCGTGTTTGTATAAATATTATCTCATTCCTTTTATTTTAAGTTACTTGGTTGTATTTGTTTAGATAGTGCGCTGaagacatttttttttgccctaATGCAATGTCTACCTTTGTTGAAACTGCGTCTGATGCAAGGACATACTACCAcactctctttctttttcatttatttGGAACAATATATAAAATCCTAAGTGGCAAGAGTATTAATTAACCATAGACACTTACATTGGGATCATTCCTTAAGGTAGTCCTCATGAAAGGCAAGACCCATTTTCCTTATGTTTCCTTAATAAATTCATTGCCACATAAAAATAAGTTCGACGTGACTGGCCATTTAATTTCGTCGACATCATAGTTATTTTATATTGTTAATGATTTTACCAAATGTAAGTAGTTTAAAATTCTTAGACACTAATTTTTGTAGTCTTCTTGTATATAACATAAAAGAGGAGTACTGTACAAATTAAGGTCATTTAGTTATTTTTCAGTGCTTGCATATAAGTCTAAAACGAGATACATTTGAGAGTAGGAGGATCGAGTAAATATATATTATGTTGCGCAATAACATTTTGACCTCTTAAATTTCGGAttaattccaaaatataaatttaaatattttcattAGCAACTTGTGTTGTATATCATCGGACAAGTGCGTTGTCCACAATGTTCGATCAGTTGCGCTACTATGCAACTATGCAAGGGGTTCATAAGGGTGCGCGCCTCGTCGCTGGTTTTACAAAGGGATTGTCTAATTTGTTTGCCAAGGAAATTAAAGGACAGTGGACTGAGTTTTATAAACTTATATTGAGCTGTCTATAACATCGAATATGCTTTTAGTGTAAAAGTGTCTGTGATATGCTACAAGGAGAAGAAAGATCAACCGAATAAATCTTAATCGAAACAAGTTAATAAATAACTATGAGGTCTACGCTAAGTTGTTTATTTCCGCATGCTTTGGGCATGGATTATTTTACATTAATTTTCATTGCCATGATTACAATCAATTAAGACCCGGTAGCAGGCTCAATAATGATGCATGAGTGTATCTCTCTGGGGGAAAATGGGCACCACATGTGTCTGTTGGATAGTGCTAACTACGCAACCCCTTCTTCCACGGGGGTTGTATCTATTACTTAAATAAACTAAGGGAACTCAGACTCCTACTCATCTAATCACTCGTGGGATTAATGGTGTTCACACCCACATACCTATAAATTTTACGGTTAATTGGAtacatgccattataaatttctCAGTTTTGAAATTTACCATTACAATTCATGTATTTAGAATCATATCACTAATGTTTCTTTGTTGTTGTAATGGTGCCATTGACATACACAGTTCACATATCCTTGACATGCCCCCATCCTCAACCTCTCTCCCTCGGTGAGCAAGAGCAGGCCGGagcgttctctctctctcccctacgAGTAGCAGCTCTCCTTGGCGGCGGAGCTTGGCGgcacctctctctccggcgaagACGGGCGGCACTGTGGGCCGGTCGCGAGGGCAGTCGGGCGTAATGGATTCGGCTGCGTCCATGCGAGGGGACCAACCGCCAACGACAGGGATACGACAGCTATTTGAGCAACAGCCAACAGAAATCAAATCACCTTTGCCTCCTCTTCCATCTCCCTAGAGCCGCTGCAGCTTCCGTCGAAGAAATTGCTGCCCCTGGCCTCGTCCCAACAAGGGCTCTGACAGGTTCTCCGGCGAGGCTGGACAAGCTCGTGGTTGCCTCATTCTCCATGGCTGAGCTTGATTATACCTGTACCTTGAAATCTAGTCTGAATCACATGTGTCCTATCAATTGATcgaagagcaaaaaaaaaaaaaaaaggaaaaaaaaacaagaagctGGCCATGGCGTTTGTCTATTGGTGGATCAAGAAGAAGATGCCTTTTGGACGGGGAGAGTGGGGATGAACAGCGAGGCCGACCACGGCAGCACTCGGCCGGAGGTAGGGAAGAAAGGTTCCCATGCTCCGGGTGGCTTGGGCACCAGGCATAGAACAACTCTAGcgcagggagagggaggaggttgAAGACGGGGACATTTATATCCAATACGGGTAAAATACGCATACTAGTGGTATGTTAAGCATGTAGTTCATCATTCTAGCTCAAAAAGAAGCCCCTCTCGGTTGCCAGATCTATTTAACTAGTTGATACCCCACGCTTTGTTACCGgatatatatatggatgaatGCATATTATACGTTTCTAAAAATGGTAGATGACaatgtgaaaatgatgtggAGATATTGATTTGACATTGTTTGCATATTGAATtataaaaatacaacaaaattataaatgaTATATCATGTTTTTTTAACATTAATGATATATCATGTTTGCATAATAGTTAAAATACTCtatataataattgctagtgggtgatgatgtacCACACTTGCATGCGATTAAAattactctagataataattgatAGTTGGTGATAATGTGGCACAATGATATGTTGAACTTTAGAAGTTAGTGCGCATCAACTTTACAGTAAAATAGGATTAGCGCGGATAACGAACAATCACCATGTTTATTCAAGCTTTCTATGCATGTTGATTAcaaataggtgtaacttttatGGATGAAGGGAATACTAGCTATAAATTTATATTAGagtataatagattagctataaagttgttttcagttttttttcttatctctttctctcacctatgctttaatgtgataATCTTAGAGTATTTGTAGAGTCAATACTCCTTATTTTCTTTTGTCTCTCTACTCCATATAATTCCGTAGTTAGCTGATAGCCCACTATTGTCCTTATTCTTATACGGAACAAATTGATTAAGGGTCCATTAGAATTGTGGgaatgaaaaaaagagaggaatatAAAACACACctgattctgacaggaatagaagtgtaaaatagagaatTGCAAAACAAAGTAAATACACATGAACAACCGTTTGATTGGGCTATAAGAAAAATGCTAAAATTGaataagagagatagactcaaaggtaGATTTTCCAGAGGTTGGAGTTCTTACTAAGTTTCCTTCAAAATCTACATGCAATGAATCAttccatataaattttatagtatttggaaagcttcaatccttggTATCAAAGCACTCATAAatagaaaatttttctatatgatTTTTATAATATGAATTCCTATGTAAATTCTTCAATTCAAAGGTTCTTACAGGGGATATCCAGCGCCATAGTTTTACTTGCTAGCAAGTTTCTACTGGCCGATCAGGAAAATAACGTCTTGTTCTCGCATAGTTCTAATCGTTTTCATAACAAGTCTAGTGTGCAATATTCCTGACAtatcactacttaaaaaaaaaattttcccAGACAACCCGCCCTCTATATTTTTCTCTAGCGGCCCAAATAAAAACCCACCCATGAAAATGCATATATGGGTCTCCGGTGAAAGCTTGCTTTCAAATACAAGATTATTTTTTATAGGCGACTTTGTTGAAAACCCAACTTCAAAAATCACAACTTTTTGCAAACAAAACCATTAAGACAACCGTCTCTAAAGACTAATTTTTTTGCAGTAAACATACTAACATGACAGTATGggaaacgattttgctatatatttattgatattATTTTCCTAAAAAATTGATAGATTTAAATATAGTACAATCACAGTACAATTACAttataacttgcatgtaacaGCAATATAATTTTGAACCGGTCAATTTACTTTAAAATTCATGCAAAGGAGGTATGAAATAATCAAAACCCATGATTTAATAAATTATGCCTTCGTTTTCACGAAAATAGAATGTCACCTAGGGATTTTTGAACACCGTGCATGCAATTTTCCACCTAGGGTTAGCGGGTTGTGATGGTCCTTAAAAGATTAGCGAACGGTGCGGATGTGGGGTGGGCAGCCGCAACTGAGGAGggcacaactagctcggatatgatcatgactaccttatgtattcatCAACCAAAGttgcatatgttctatattagatttacttgttgtatatttgaacaaatgttgctacacaatgagtttcgtgtgttttcgtttgcagaggttCTTGCTTGGGTGAAGGAAAAGAGACCAAGCGTAAAGAATGCCTGGATGATCAAAGaggttgattggggaccaacaCAGGATCATCTCCAAGTCCACTTCTACCTCACGACATCATTTTTAGTCCATAGAAGACAggagataaagttctacacaTTTTGGACTCGGATTCGGGCCttctgacagcatcaacttcaaatggTAAAGAATGCCTGGATGATCAAAGaggttgattggggaccaacaCAGGATCATCTCCAAGTCCACTTCTACCTCACGACATCATTTTTAGTCCATAGAAGACAggagataaagttctacacaTTTTGGACTCGGATTCGGGCCttctgacagcatcaacttcaaatggACCTAGGCACCTAGCTGCTAATTTAGAAGGAATCTCGaagcccatgagtacttgttggaaagcttatagagtatactttcagatggttttggtcccacgtcaacATTCCCATCGAGTTgtcgggaatctgcaaaacaaccACGTACCTCACGCAGTCCGAATCTGACTTGGgtcttgggccttgtaattttGTCGTGGGCTAAACCCAATGTGGTGTGCGCCCTAGAGCATTCCTAGGATGTccaaatcatatttattcagtagagttgggttttgcttaggtTATTTCTGCCATTGTAGCTTTGCAGCTAattcggtttgtggaaccccaaattcgagtgcttaatgattcatatgcaattttgttataatctatcttgttcttgcttgtatTCTTCGGTTCGCATGaagggattagccttcttggCAAGGTCAACCAGGAGTGCATGGTTGATAGCGAGAGGAGACATGGTGCTACGATTGCAGGGTTCAGATGGTGTTGATAAGAAGCCGAATCATGCGTGTCAAGTTTCCACCAAATCAAgagttatcaatacctatcggaagatcgggacctagcATCCTCATCTACTACCCGCCCCACTTGCAACCTTATGCAGAGAGGCATCAGTAAATGGGTTAAAGGGGATGTTCTTCGACTTGGTCTCGGTTTCCAAATGTAATACACATTTGTCTCAAAGATAGTACGCACAAATAATTGATAACCGTACTCATGGTAATTAGGATTAAGTCATTATTGGTATAATTCAAaatgtttatctttttttttaaaaaaaatataatgaattatACCACTAAAAACTTATTCCTAATTAACATGGATAGACAAATCATGCCAGGGAAGACTAAAAAGTTCAAGCATAAGCCTTTGCGTGTAAGTTGGTAGCATCACTAACTAAGATTCGTAGGTCGGGCGTGTAGGTGTTAGAGTTTTTGTCGAATATATGTACAAAGTCGGTTACAGTATagagcttggagttctaggtgtaGAGTAAGAATCGGACTCTATGTCTCTATCGTAGGATCTCTCTTAAACAGAGAGGCAGACCTGTTGTACCCGCGTATGGCGATTTAGCATGGTGAGATGTAGCGACTGCCGGTGACATCTGGCCAAGGGTCATTGTAATTCTGATACGCTGTAATATGTTTGATTGAGGAGAAGTGTCCGTAATTAGTGCCCCGTGGATGTAGGTTTCGGCTGAatctcgttaacaaatatcgttcCTCGGTGTCAtcatcgtgtttggatctcATGTGGTGTTTCTTCCGTGTTTGGTGCCTGATGATGATTTTGGGCCGGTTAGGTAACACAATTAATAAAAGGAGTGAATTTTATATATCCTAGTTGAACAAAACCATACTAGTTTTGGCATGTGACACATAATTTTACATAATAAGGTCTTAATATAACACGAAATTAAGCACACTGTCAACTAATTTAACTTGATTATGGAGCTGAGCGTAATAAAAACAATTAACTTGTAGACAACTAGAAGAGTTATATAAGGATTAAAATTTGGATATAAGTTTAGAATTCACACAcgcacatatatacacacatacacacTGTACTGCACCTGCGGTATGTTATAATTAAAACATACCCAatgttaataattttttttactgagaCTGCAATTATCACAAATCCTGGTATTTAAGTCTATCAGTAAATGTTTACTATGAGATATTTGAGAATATATAACGTGTCATAAAACATTTACTATGTGGGAGGGGCGTTTTAGTTATTACACACCCAGGGTTGGTGCAATTAAATTAGAGTAATTTCAGGTTGATCCTAATTACATTGAATGCTGAAATTCACAAGCtaattaaagaaaataaatcgCACAACATTGGTTTCTAGAGGAATGAGGAACACTACTACAGAATaatgtcaaaatcaattttcattgGAGGTTGGACGGCCCACATGCACCTAGGTTTCTGCGGAAATCAAAGTTTTCAACGCAGCTAGTGCAACCTATATCTACTGCATGGAAAACTAATTTTGGCGAAAAGAAATCGACCGATAACCTAGCCCGTCGCTGGTCGAAACCCAGCTCCCCAAGGCACTGTCGTCATCCTCACTGTAGTGCGCCACTACCGTCGTCACTGCAGCGGCTGTCAACTATGGCCGGGGGCCAGGGCTGGCGGATCCGCTCCTCCCGAGGGCAGGGGCACTAGATCCACCATCCTTGAGCTCCGCTGTCGCTGCCCGCTATCGTCGTCACACGTCACGGGGTCGAGGGTGGCGGATCCGCTGTCCTTGAGTTCCAGCATCGCCACCCGCCATTGGCGTCACCAGTACCGAGGCCGAGGGCAATGGATCCGCCCCTCCCGAGCCCCAAGGAGGCCGCACCTGTCCATGGCCTGTAGCTCCTGAGCCTGCCGTTGCCGCTCCTAAGCCTGCTAGTCCCGCTTGCCGCAGCTGCTAAGGGGAGGAGTGGATAGATGAGGGAGATGGAGAAAATGAGAGGATAAGGAGAGAAAATGAGGGAGAAATGGAGGTGGATAGGAGTGGATAAGAATAAGGGATTAGGTGGAGGGAGGCCAGATGGTGAATTTTTCCTAGCGGGCCTTCTAACATGCTAGTGCAGGTATGTTAAGAGACTCGCGTGTGAAAATGTTGCTAGTGCAGGTATGTTAAGAGACTCGCGTGTGAAAATGTATTTTCACGCACGATCTTCAAACTGTTAATGGAGGAGCGATTTTTACGAAACTTATAGGGGCTTTAGTCCAGCAAAATCCGTGGAACTACCGAACCTTATCTTACTGACTCCTTGCCTTATCCGTTGTACTCATGTACGACATGATACGTCGCTTTGTTCAAACTGTCACCCCAAATCTGAATCCCACTAACTCGTGTCTGCTTGTGCCAAACTTCCTTAAAGAATTGAGAGTTATGTTATTTTATTGGCTTAAGATCTGGTGATGTTTGACAGCGGAGCGCTTaagtagaaaataattattaattgagAAGTTTCAGGAAAGTCGTTGTACTTTTGCTTGCAGAACAAAATGGAAGTTTTCTAAAACTAGGTTTTTGAGATTGCAACGAGATATATGCATATGATATGGTGGGAGACTAGTCAGTCCAAGAGGGTGTGTCGTTGTGGATGAACATCATTTAAAAAATCTGTTCCTATGTCATAACATGTTATAGCTGTAGGCATCAACTAGCATAATACCCGTGCATTGCCACAAATTCTAAATAACATTCATTGACATAATTAAAATTCTAAACCATATATcacaactgaaaaaaaaataaatatgattaattaaattaaaatcCTAAACCGTATATCACCATTGTACAGAAGGAAATATAATCGTAGAAATGACAACATGAAACTACAAATAACTTTGATCGGAATGATAATTCAATATCAGGAAAATTATATAACTAaatccctttttttcttttagccataaataattcaatattataagtTACAACAATTTTTAGTGGATCAAATTGTGCTAAAATTACATTAATGGAAAAGCAACTGAAATTagctagaaattataaaaaaaaaacttagtttAGCCCATAGATGAATATCCCATCCATTAATTCTGAACAGTACACATTTCATTGATATAAATTAGAATTTTGATGTTCGATTCGTATTTCCATGGTCTCAATATTATGAGTGGTCCAGGACCATGGTTAGGCTAGATCAGGAAGAAATAGTGCCTTCATCCATAGATGGTGGAGGttggcaacaaaaaaaaatcaaaacagcATGAATACGGCTGACAAAGATGTTGTACCAATTGAGAGAGAAACGGCAACGACGAGCTCTGGTGCTGAACACGACTAGATGAGTGCGTCAAAACGCGTTCCGGatgagggggttccattttccTTGAACGTGTAGGAAGAACGAAAGATGGAGAAAAATCTACTAACATTGTTCATCGTCTTCCCTAACCGAAACAAGAAAGAGAATAGGAGGGTAGATGGGTGCCGGTACTTCGGCGACCAAACGGCGGTGAGTAAGATGGCCGGACTTGTCCCACGATGTGACTCATACATAGATAGTGGCGGTTGCCAATGAAGAAAACCAAAGTAATGGGAACAACAATGACATGgtcccgagagagagagagagagagagagagggcatCGGCGAGCTTTCGTGGTGAACGCGGCCGCATGAGTGTGTCAAAACGCGTTCCCGGACGAGGGGGGTTCCATTTTCATTGAATGAGTAGGAGGAAGGGAACGCAGGGGAGAAGAGGGGCGCTACGAGGGGCtgatgaggagg harbors:
- the LOC4350344 gene encoding daphnetin O-methyltransferase 1 — translated: MADQANTIEVPTDAELLQAQADLWRHSLYYLTSTGLRCAIKLGIPTAIHRLGGAASVPGLMTKLSLPASKQPFLRRLMRVLVTNGVFAAEHNDGEVERYCLTPLSRILVDGVVADEHHSQTSFVLAATSRHYLEAALGLDEWFRKDVAPPLPSPFEDVHGASLFDESTALLDPELDAVVNEGLAAHDNLGIGTILRECRDLFRGLRSLTDCCGGDGTTARAIAKAYPHVKCTVLDLPKVIDKAPNDGVVNYVAGDLFHTVPPAQAVMLKLVLHHWSDDDCVKILTQCRKAIPSREEGGKVIIIEILVGPSLGPVMFEAQLMMDMLMLVNTRGRQRDERDWRDLFLKAGFNDYKIVKMLGARGVFEVYP